Part of the Amphiura filiformis chromosome 9, Afil_fr2py, whole genome shotgun sequence genome is shown below.
ttaatggcgaattttcatataaccaaattgcaccccttaatggcgaaacacattcaaaatcctaccctaaatggcgtggcacatgcaaaaaccataccctaaatagcgtcaactgagaaatatctaatttATACCCTAATGGCATAAACAggaaaatgagctaatttgatacccaaggtgtctttctgatgttgcagacctatagatactaaagaaaaaatgcaaaaaggtaacaagaatcaattaaaaagtggtgatttttataaaattagtgcaaactcactcaaacaataattttactaaccctaaacgtctaaggatttggcttaAAAAGGATCCCTAAATGGAGATGCCTTctaaaaaagtaccccttttttcaaaaagacgtcgacgacgctgtgtggtgaaaaacatacccttttaggcGTTTTTTCTTGGACGCgagtgcgtagcaagtcaagtagtgagtgacacCCCTGGGTCACAGTCTGTCATAGTCTGCAAATGGATATACcctcaatgcattttgaaatcattaaaagattatgaaatgaaaaaaaattataattttgcatattaaaataacaaaatgtaattttttaaggtcaaccatgaattatcttagcatttagctctaggttcAGATACACTACAAACCgaaaattcaatcaaaaagaagaaagaatttttacaatttctgtaatttttcgaaaaattgggTGTGGTTACTCGAACGTTGGACTATACTCAGACAATTACGGTCATTAATTTCAACATGAAAAATTTTTCTGGCCATTCTGAAATATTTACTaaaggaacatattcttgtttataccatgatattgtggTATCTCTGTTACTATCACagcttcagctgtgtaacttttAAAAAAGCggtagaaaaaataaataaaaacataaattgAAGTTGAGTCCCCCCAGGACAAGAGTATGTAGAGTTATGTAaggccaaaaacaaaacatgtttgttttctgtagcaggtcaaaaagtcaaatactgaaatgttttttttttaatttctttttataatccatgtcttcaaatgaaaaacaaaataccttttttgctgcaatttacagtgggtctctccaacacacacaaaaaaaatcacatttcttcaaTAATATTTATGATTCCCTTTcgacctgcagattaaaaaaggtattttataaaatgtgtgacgttttctccagtagtttttcactacgttcatttgttgtgtgatgtgtaaatgtttactccagtagtgttttatattattttttccggtttggtttttttctttctttgtattaagtgaaaaacatttctAATGCACAAAATAATCTGTCAAAACATAAAgagcgctacaggaaacaaacttgtttttttttggtcTAACATTGTGTAATTTCCTGACTGTAACCCCTGGATTGGCAATATTAGAAACAACACTGTGGCATAAAAATTTGGTACACACCAGGGTAGGGGAATAGGCCTATGCCAAaattaaagttgagtgcccctggGTGCCCCCAGGAATAGACCATGTAGAGttctttctagggtctatggtaaTATTTGTGTAATTTCCTGACTGCAACCCTattataaaaagactagttcaaggcgtctaaaattctgacaactagacagaaaaatGGCGTACCACGAGGTAATCAACCAATCACGGTATgcctttgccctgatgtcagatgcaaactagtcttttttatctgTCTTTCAATATAGTGGGCATGTAAATACTAGTAATGTCTGTGGTACTGTACACAGGGGTATGTAATTACATGTAGTCCAAAATTTACAAGCCTCATCATTAAAGCCATATAGGCCTAGTAACATGTTTTACTTAAATCCTGGAGGGAGTGCTCACTGCTCATATGTAAATATACAAGCTTCACACAAAATTCAGCtcattagctcaaatttggaatttcttagcttcaaagcctataatttggcccaattttatttCACGCGACCAAAAAATCTGTTGAAATTTGACAGTTCAGAAGCCCTATGTTGCTTTAAGTTGAAAATCAGTTCTCAGTTTGGCATGGAGTGCCACACACCCCTGCCAAAATTAAAGTTAATTCCCCAAGGACTAAAAGTGTTGGCCTAACATGTTAGTAGGATAGGGGGGACATTTAAAGTGAGACACAAAGTACAAGAAAGAGTACTAGGGGTAAGTGTTATTGTGTGGGTCAATGGGTGACTAGCCCCTTAAAAATGTGGGTCATTCAGTGAGGCCTGGGCAATTTTGGGCACATAACACTGGCGTGCCCAGGATCTGTTGTGCGGGGGGCTCAGctggggctttcagagttatgcggggggcttaatggctaaaatcgctaaaaaacggctgattttacatgatgttTTACAAAGCATCCCCCTGGACACGCCATGCATAAACAGTACCAAAATACAAAAAGTTTCAGAAAAGCATTCAATATTGGGAAACATTCTATTCATAATCATTCAGAActatttaaaaagggggtcattgggtgacaacaAAACAAAATGGCCGTTAAATGGGGACATTGGGTTGGAGAGATTAGAAAAATGGGAGTGAATGTGTCCGCACATTCCGTCACAAGCTGTCACACATATTCAGTGAGGCCCCTGCTTCCGAACACAGATTTGTATTCAGATCAActtaaggccagtgtaatgggagagaacatggaccttttcgagcatcattatttctgaattgtatgtccaaagtatataaaactatacatttttggaaaggaaatgagtcaaggaatctcatggtgacgtcagatttgttcaaaaatcttgagtttttgacaaaatcacaaaaattcacttttttaccccaatttttttgtgaacttagggaaggtttttaatttttttaaattcgtctctttttcaaatattggaaaaaacatgtgaaaaaaacaattttgtcactctattaagctaaaaattgcacataatgatgtatatttttgtttaaaacaaatattttgaaaaaaccttccctatagGCTTTGAtatactctaaacgatagtgcaaaaagtttaccttttgcttgcatatttttcgagttatcttgtcacaaaaatcgtgcaatattgtcaaaagtgaactctgagaaatcaacgttttagtaaaaaaatgtgaaaattatgcacaaaaccggcgtccttatattttaaaacggtaagactttcacgcttgtaaaagctgtatctggtgcatggtctaaatatgcatctttttgcaccaataaatctataatgtctgctttcagtgtgccaaaattcaaaataattaaaaaatctaagtgacattttgactgcaaatttttgttttgtttacaccacatttgctggcatgAACAACTTACCAAATGGGCCTAGACTGcattggacatacgcgcagagctGCGCCGTGTCACGTTACGCGAATCACgggcgtaatcacaatatttcgcatttgcgcatttctgactcattatttcccgccaatttactaagctgtcttgagccacgtgactttttagagttaaaaagagtgaaacaaattaagcaaaaatacgagtaaatattagcaagttgtattttatcagtttcaaatgaaagaatacatcttagtgttgataaaatatcaagaaatctcaaattcgggcgtgaacgaatgtgtcttccattactctggccttaataaACTGCAGTGTAGGCCTACAATCAATATTGACCTGCATAACCAGCATTttagtatgtgtgtgtgtgtggggtgggggaggatGTTAAGCCAAAtatttgtccccatttgtcaattttttgtcctgTTTAGTCATTTCAAAAGACATTTTACTCTTTGTCATCCCCATTTCATACCCTAAAATTTTTATGGGGGCTCCCCCTGGCTATAGGCCATTCCCTGTCGTTGGCATTTAGCACTTCTTATAACAGACAATTACATAACACTGACTACTGAAACAAGCAAGTCACTAAACATGTCAACATGAATCATACAGCAATCTGTCCCAGGCTGTAAGCTGTAGCTGTGGCCACCTCAATATTAAACTTGCATAACACTGAATCATACATTTTAATATAGCAACCTCTTACAGGTCTACCATTGTATAACTGTGACCCCTCAAGCCCACCCTACTTATGTTAGCCACATTTTAGTAAGCATTTTCGTTCTTGTATGAGATTGAATAAGAGTGCATCCCCATGATCACTGTACAGGATTACTGCAAGAATTATTTAAAACAGGATGGACATCACCAAGGAAAACAAGGTAAGAATTACAGGCTTACTATCATGATAGGCTCATAATCATGAAGATAGTTTCAATATTCAAAGCAATTAAAGCTAATAAGCATAAATAGTTGCCAAACAATCATGTTAAATTTTCTGTATTTGGCAGAGATAGAGTACTTATAACGCTAatcattataggctatggaggcatttcaacaACACCCTTATTTGGTAGGAAAAGGTAGTTCAACttttacacagaggtcaagttcCAAATTGCTCAGACTTGGTTAAAAACAAAGGCAATGTGACGTGCTCCTCTAGttgtaaggattcagaaaaagtatagtttgacctatttatgatgtacagttatggagttatgagcaaaaatgtaacgttgtgacgtcataggtctaatTTTGGCACCCCATGAAGCAAAATTGAAcaatgctccgattttgttgaaaatggtcccaAATTATTGGCCTTTCAATGATAAATCAGGAAAATAATAGTACTGtgtaggatgttttgttacctccGGAATATATCAAAATCGGCAATCACCTCTGAGTCGCATTGAGTTCTATAGtgaatcaatttgaccttgacaaattGTTGTATTAACTGGATAAGAAAGCATCTTAGATagttaaaactatcctttttgcGCAAGAAGCGTACGCGCTTCTCGCGCTATTTTGGTATCACTTTTGACATCTTCATGACTTCTAGTGTAATCACATTTTTCTggtttcttgcaacaagacaaataatttgagaccagtttcattAAAATAAGAGcaaatttcacaattttctactagaatgagggtactgttaaagtgcctccatagcctagattaattagcactgtaagtactattcatctgccaaatatgacaacttaaagccatattataacatttgctgaggagaacaccctcaaatttttcttaaattctggtttttacacgattgtaatgtactttagtcagtaagatactctgcaaaaatcaagactttaggtgctgtattacaaccgcggaagtaacatgcatgggcgctagtagtaaattccaattttctatgctttacctcacttgttcagctcaaaattaaaaggggacatgtctgacagtaaaagctaacattttatggaaaataaatactaatctatttttacagaaatattataatatggctttaaatatgatttgcacgattgtagtgcatgtgAACCGAAATCAATTGCACTGTCAGTTTCAGAGGCCCTATACagcattatacagcagagacaccgAAATgaataccgggatcgatacacatgaatgtgctatgcacatttgatattcacacgaTAAATCTTTgtataccggggtagaaaatgatgaatatctctcgtaattgatttagtctaaagaagccagattttgttccttgcacttgaatatacgtgttcaacagatatgatagtcattagcttgcgtcttgagaaagaaccattgcatcttgaactcaaaacctgacaaaaatattctgattttatatgtgccgaactattatAGCgtaggctatagctgcactcactcatgcaagcagtctaaaagcatatgaccattgacctcatcaatggcgtatacatgctcactcacacacagagaggtcaattaccaggctattgtcagtagccttagtcgaatgtccctcggctcattatgtgtctcaaaggtcagaacaaaatggccatgcgtggctgtggattcaacctaccatggagacttctgccatgaagatatcggggcgatgacactgtgcgggtcAGAGGCATAGAAGGACCGCTATACCTATggttcactatctctaaggttcgctatcactaattacaaataaagtttgctatcactaatttcataTAAggatcgctatctctaatttcaaataagtttCGCTATTTCTATTATTTCAAATGTGCTCTAGAACTTtattcctaaggttcgatatcactaatttcaaataaggttcgatatcactaatttcaaggttaaaaggttcgctatctctgaGTTCAAATAAGTGTTGCTATCTCTaatatttcaaatgttttcaagcaaataaaattgaattttatttgcttaaaaacattaaaatgtatttaagcaaataaaattccaaaatatggtacgttttctgtctttgcttgtcatgtggtaagcctatgttgaagttgcaattatatgttcaaaaaagtttcaagatggataccaacaagttaggtggccgagcggtctaaggcgctaggctcattcaGAATTCATGATAGCGTTgcggcgtgagttcgagccccacctctgccaaactgaaTTTCcctgttagggaaatgtggctgggagaatttatgtatgacgaagagtggtgtggtgcCTCCGCATCTTAAAATAAACGTTGGACATAGTTATGTGTTGAGAGAATTTTGGTGGAGTTGAGAGAAATCATTTTGGGTGCTTTTGGACCTGCAATTTTAAATATGTAAATCATTTCAATTTGTTGCAATAAGTTTTGAAATATATCTCTGAGTGTGTATGGATAATGTTTATGCTACTTTGAATCGAAGCTCAAAACtatgaaataaagataaaatattaAGTCACAGAGAGAGCAATGCATTGTAAGATACAACGTGTCCACCGTATGCAACATGCTGCCATCAGAAAGTGTTGCCACTGATCTAGATCTAGGTCACTGACAAACCTTGATACTTTTGTGTACATTTAAAATCCTTACTAAATCAGTAAACACTCCCAAACTGTATTTTCACATCAATAATGACAAATATCAGAACTTGTATCAAAAACTGAGCATTAAGCAAGGAAGCCAAATTTGGAAACCAATCAAACCATAGACTTACTAATCAACTGAAAGCTGAGCAAACATtcaaacaataattattttctaagAAATATCTGTAAATGTTACTTTATGTAGGATGGGGACCTTTAATGACACTTTTTCCTGATTTTATACATTTCAGATGTATCATACAACCACCTCACAACCAGAAGAGAAGACCAACACCACATGTAATACCTGTAACACAGGAGAACATGCAGATGTCTTCTGCCTGGACTGCAAGGAACACCTATGCCACTCCTGTCACACTTCTCACCAAGCCTTCAAAGCCATGAAGCATCATAAAGTAGTCTCCATCGAAGGCCTGCGATCAGGCAAAGTGGTTCCGTTGAGTGGGATTGACATTGAAGATCAACACTGTAATGTGCATGATGGAGAGATTAAGCGATTCTATTGTGAGACTTGTGTTAAGCTTGTCTGTCGTGATTGTGTGGTGGTGAAGCAGTGTTGTCGTGATCACAGATATGTTACTTTAAGTGAAGCTGCAAATAAACATACTAAATCTCTCACGAAGCTACTTgacaaaagcaaagaaaaggaaaaagaatGCCAAGATGCTATACGAGAAACGGAAAAAGTTGAGGAAGATTTCAAAAATGCTGCCAGGGCTTATCGAGAAGCTGTTGGTAAAATGAGAGGCGAGTACATCAAGATGCTGGAGCAGATTTTCACACAGCAAGAAAATGATCTCAAAATCATTGAAGTTGAAAAAGCTCAGGAGCTTTATGGCATCAAAACTGATCTGTTATCCAAATTGGATCAGATGAAGAGTGCAATTGAACTTGTCACTACTGTTACTCAGATGGGAACAGAGTATGATATTGTTTCCAAGTTTACAAGTCTTTCACAAGACCTGGAAAGACTTATTAGGTCACAACCTATACCTGCTGATGATAGCCTAGGTCAGATCCAGATCAAGATACCCTTAATATATTTCCATTCTACCAAGCCATGGAAGCATGTAGGGAAGTTCACCACCAAACCATGGGTTTACTATCCTCTTGGAATCACCATTCATCCAGATGGGGATATTGCTGTGGCATCTCCTAGGAATGTCCAGGTTTTCTCAAGGGCAGGTGGCCTTCTCTACTCATTCAAAGCAGCATCATGTGATCAAGTCATTGTCACACCAGACAAGAAGTACCTTCTCAACGCACTAGATGGGCTAAGTTGCTTTGACTTTCCAAACAAGCAGAAATCTGCAATTCAAATCCTTGATGATACAAAACAAAGCATCAATCCAGTTTCTTTAGGGGTTGATCCAAATGGTCAAATCATTGCAGCTTCAGGTAGCTCAAACGGTTCCCATGCAACTTGGTTTGGGTTAATTAGCTCTATGATACTGACATCATCTCAAGAGGAACCACAGATCTCTATTCATCAACCAGATGGCTCTTTCATCAGAAGCTTCAAACCTACTGCATATCCAAGACACATTGCCATGACATCAGACAAAGACATCATTGCCACCCTGGATAATGACTCTCTTCAACTGATGGATTACTCTGGCAATAACATCAGGATTCTGGCTCCTCCTCATGATGTACAAAAATGGCTTCCACAGAATGTGTGCTGTGACAAGAATAATCTATTTGTGGTCAATGCTGGTGAACCATTGGCGGTGTATAGATACACCATCTCTGGTATATATTTGGGACTTGTTGCCTTGTTGGAAAACTTTCAACCACCTGTAGATATAGCCATTTCACCAGATGGCACAGAACTCTTTGCTCTTGACAAAAAAGCTGGTTGTGTGCAGATTTATAAAGAATAACATGAATTATATATGCTTTTGAATCTTTATGGTCTAAGAAAATGAACCCCTAACAAAAAaattgaggtatttttccgattaaaaaaatgtgatgggtggtATTTATATGTGCTCataatatggtcatttgtactactGAGTACCCTCAGTATGGCTCAGAGGCATTGCAATCAGGGGAGTAAGTACCAGGAGTGGATCAATATTTTTGAAAGAGGCATTCCCCTAATGGAGTCAACAAAATTTGCACAAGGGGTTAAAATATGAGTTTTTCTaatgaaattcatgttttactTTGCCGATACGCAACTTCAAACAAACTAATGCACAATGAGAAATttttacataatgttatgtaagtATATACTTGTATAATTACTAgtaagtaaaatttacctcagaagtatgcaatatttagtaaattatgtaacattttaattaagtaaaataaaattttatgtaATTTAGTAATATTTCTGAGGTACATTTTTTCTATACTTACATATAGGCCCTCTACCATTATGTAAAAATTTCTCCGTGTGTATGTTAAAACCTCTAATGCTACGTAAGAAGTTTCTCTGAACATTTGTATGGAGTATGTGCATATATAACACTttagacccattcagtgatcccagcgcaagtgtaaaaaattaaaatggtttataaattgcttaaaagtgaaggataagtcattcaaattgtcatttggtatttttgaaatgacaaaaaaaaaaaaaaaacaaagaaaacagcagtactgacgaagttgaagccccattcaaatacatgtagctaatttagatactgtcagtatctaaattacagattcatgtaaaatgtctcattttgtcttaaatacacagctttcggctgaaccactcgcaggctatattagcacatctatgacaatgacaaaggtaccaaaatctgaattttgatgatttttacgatcgtccggatgagcaaatcactgaatgggcctttactgAAGATCACAGAAAAGATAAATTGTTTGTTGAGACTAAGATACTGCGTAAAATGGCAAATGGCATAGTGACATTTAATTTCCACctctttctttttcagtttttatttgtTACAATTTCAATGATAAGTCTGTAGATGGTAGTGCATCATAATCAATTTTCTCCAATCTGTAAAAGCACCTTTTTTGCACTTGTACTTTTGTTTGTGAAATAGCTGGTGAAATGCATGGTAGACTATTTCATAGTCTTGACTTGTTTACTCAAATATCTGATTAGCAGTTAATGTATTTGACATACCAAGTGTCTGTACGCTTAATTATTAAGGGACGATACAATTGTTAAACTtcctattctcttggtcgggctgacgtcacaaaggcgaaatagccttgtaaaaccagtgtgcgcatgtgcagttcccctttctcgagctggttgctatgcggcGCTTGTGCAAAGGCAGGCGTATCCAGGGAGGGCGAAGAAGGCGCGTGCCCCGGTAAAAAAAAGGAGAGGAGAGAAAGGGAAGGGAAAGAGGGAAGGGAAGATTGACACCCCTTCGTCGCGCAGCTCCGCGCCATATTGTATTTGACTAAGATCTAATTTTCGCCCCCCGGTCTAcgaattcctggatacgcgcctgaAAGGGGACAaagttcccggatgtccgaccgagtgaatgactTGAGTTTCTGGTTGATAGGAGAGAGAACATTAACAATAATTTTGCAGGTTTGCCAATGGGCTTGCCAACTCATTCCGTACCAATGATCTTCATCATTCCAAAAAGACAGGCAAATCATGCTTGTAATCTCCACAATGTGCATAATATTTCTCCTAGCTGCATTTCAGAACATCAAAAAGAGTCCCATCTCCTATGATTTATTAAAGAAGCAACGTACCTTTATCCAGGATTTTTCATACATGCATGCTTCATAAGCtttcatatatatataatgtgtaataatattTAGAATTTCAGCTTATTATCTTGTTCATGGCAATTTATGCTATTTTATTTATGCATTTTGCATTCAtgtttatatattaattttaaagTTTGCTTTTGACATTCAGGTCACAATATGTTGATCAATAAACTTGAAATATGTTAGGAAAGTCAAAGTGAACATTTTCCATGTTGACTACTTTCGTCTCATACAAATTTGCATTTGAAGTTCGACTGATGGTGCTAGTGCTATACCGTATACTAGTAACCGCCACTGTCACACTCTCCCCTGCCACACCCTCCCGGCTGTATACAGATTTTACCAGACAGTGTGTGGAGATATAAAGATTAAGAATAAAAAATGTGCCAGCAAAGTAGCTTCATAACTCCCTGCTAACTGGAACACACACCCAGTCACACACCTTTTATGCAGTGgcaatcattttgatcatggttcagaACTCAACATATGTGACCCAGTTTACAGAGCACTAAGCCTAACCAAATTATACATAACACTTCGCTAATGAACTGAAtgataatcaaccaatgaactgtcttgAATTTATGTTTGAATGATATAAGGCGATGACAAAAAAAATGGCCCTAACTtcactgaaagcttgaaaatctgataaaaatctgaaaatattttgCGAACATATTTTGAACATATTCTAGTTAAAAATCTAAGTGGAAGAAGGTCCCAACtccaccattttacaaaaatgagttagatgCTGGCATTTTATTGCTAAAGATAGTTCCTCCTTTTGTGTGAAAGAAGGGCTGTCGCGGTGTCGACTGCATGCaggcgacaagtttcaatttttttttttaattcaaaattttcagaattgtacattttcatgcccat
Proteins encoded:
- the LOC140160258 gene encoding uncharacterized protein, which codes for MDITKENKMYHTTTSQPEEKTNTTCNTCNTGEHADVFCLDCKEHLCHSCHTSHQAFKAMKHHKVVSIEGLRSGKVVPLSGIDIEDQHCNVHDGEIKRFYCETCVKLVCRDCVVVKQCCRDHRYVTLSEAANKHTKSLTKLLDKSKEKEKECQDAIRETEKVEEDFKNAARAYREAVGKMRGEYIKMLEQIFTQQENDLKIIEVEKAQELYGIKTDLLSKLDQMKSAIELVTTVTQMGTEYDIVSKFTSLSQDLERLIRSQPIPADDSLGQIQIKIPLIYFHSTKPWKHVGKFTTKPWVYYPLGITIHPDGDIAVASPRNVQVFSRAGGLLYSFKAASCDQVIVTPDKKYLLNALDGLSCFDFPNKQKSAIQILDDTKQSINPVSLGVDPNGQIIAASGSSNGSHATWFGLISSMILTSSQEEPQISIHQPDGSFIRSFKPTAYPRHIAMTSDKDIIATLDNDSLQLMDYSGNNIRILAPPHDVQKWLPQNVCCDKNNLFVVNAGEPLAVYRYTISGIYLGLVALLENFQPPVDIAISPDGTELFALDKKAGCVQIYKE